The region CACGGCGGTGACCCGGCACATTTCGACCGCAATCGCTATCCGCAACTGCCCGGCTGGAGCTACGGCAGCCAGTGGTGGATCAGCAACAACAACCGCGGCTGCTTCTCCGCCCGGGGCATTCACGGACAGACTCTGTGGGTCGATCCGGCGGCGGAAATGACGGTTGCACGATTCGCTTCGCACCCGACTGCGGCCAACGGCGCCAACGATCCGCTCTCGCTTCCGGTCTGGGCTGCACTGGCCGAAGCCTTAAGTTCCTGATTTTCTGCGATCTGTCTGGATTTGTTTCATTTTCCTGACAGGACTTTGGGGCAGCGTTATTTTCACTTGAGATTCATGCGCAGGGCCTTATTTACCCCCTCTCGCTGCCCCATGGGGACTTCCAAACCGCAAGGCAGCTTCGTTCAACGTTCCGTTTGGGGGTCCCTTGAGTTGCACATCCATCCTGACGCACTGGCTGTAGTTCGCGCCTCCGCGCCTGAACAACCCGCCATTTTGAACCGTCCGCACGCCGCCGCGCGCGCTGCCCGATTCTTCGTCGAGAAGTTTCCGGGCAAGTCGCTGTACGCGGTCAAGGCGAATCCGTCAGCCGATCTGATCCGCATCCTTTGGGATTCGGGCGTCACGCATTACGACGTCGCCTCGATTGCGGAGGTGCGCCTGGTGCGGGAAACGCTGCCCGAGGCAGTGCTGTGCTTCATGCATCCGGTGAAGGCTCCGGCGGCGATCCGCGAAGCCTATCACACTTATGGCGTGCGCGTGTTCAGCCTCGATTCGATCGAGGAGCTGGAAAAGATCAAGGCGGCGACGGCCGATGCAGATGGCAACGTGCCCGAGGACCTGACGCTGTGCGTGCGTCTGCGCGTCTCGTCGGAGTATTCGGAACTCAGCCTTGCCTCGAAGTTCGGCTGCGATCTGACCAATGCCGCTGAACTGCTGCAGGCGACCCGCCAGGTGGCGGACTCGCTCGGCGTGTGCTTCCATGTCGGCAGCCAGTCGATGAGCCCGCATGCCTATGTGCAGGCGCTGGAGCGCGTGCGCGCGGCGATTGTCGACGCTTCGGTGCTCGTCGACATCATCGACGTGGGTGGGGGCTTCCCGTCGATCTATCCGGGCATGGAGCCGCCGCCGCTCGAAGATTACTTCGGCGTGATCGACCGTACCTATGAATCGCTGCCGGTATCGTACTCGGCCGAACTGTGGTGCGAGCCGGGCCGGGCGCTGTGTGCCGAGTACAACTCGATGATCGTGCGCGTCGAACGCCGCCGCGGGGCCGAGCTGTACATCAACGATGGTGCCTATGGCGCGCTGTTCGATGCGGCACACGTCGGCTGGCGCTTCCCGGTGCGCGTGCTGCGCGACGAGGTGGCCAACGACGTCGAGACCGAGATCGAGATGGAGCCGTTCAGCTTCTATGGCCCGACCTGCGACGACATGGACCACATGGAAGGTCCGTTCGAACTGCCGGTGGACATGAAGGTCGGCGATTACATCGAGATCGGCATGCTCGGCGCCTATGGCGCGGCGATGAAGACCGCGTTCAACGGCTTTGGCGCGACGGAAGTGTTCGAAGTGACTGACGAGCCGATGTCGAGCCAGTACCGTGGCGACCGCCGCGATCCGCGTGTCTCGGACAACGTGGTCTCGCTGCGCTGAATTTTCGGCCTCATTGAAGAAACAAGGAAGGCCCTGCCGCGAGGTGGGGCCTTTCTCGTCAGTGCCGCGCGATGACGGCGTGATATAGCGCAGCGATAGAAACCACCCAGAGCGCCACGATGGCGATCAGACCGACGGTGGAGCGAGGCTTGTCGACCAAGCTTGCCCGTTCGCGCAGGTCTTCCATGAGCGGTGCCGGAATCATCCTGACGGCGAGCGATATGCCGAGCGGCACGAGGATCACGTCGTCCAAGTAGCCGAGGATGGGGATGAAATCCGGGATCAGGTCAATCGGTGACAGGGCATAGGCTGCGACGATTGCGGCAACGACTTTTGCTGCCACCGGCACTCGCGGATCGCGCGCGGCGAGCCACAGGGCGACCACGTTGCGCTTGATGCGCCGGGCCCATGCCTTGAGATCCTGGAGTGCCTTGGCCGCCATCTGCACGAGGTAGGGGCGCGGCGCGCTGTTACAAGCTTCAGTCGAACCCGACGAACCGTGCCGCTTCGTCCACGCTCTTGCGGTTGCTGACGACAGCGTTGGCGGGAAAGGCGGGATCCGGCCAGCCGAGCGCGACGGCCTTCATGATCACCTGATCGTCGGGGATGCCGGCGTGCTCACGCACGACCGGAGATTGCATGATGCCCTGCGAGTTGATCACACAGCCGAGGCCGCGCGACCAGGCAGCGTTGACGAGGGCGGTGGTGACTGCGCCGCAATCGAAGGCGGTATCGTCGCTGCCCGAAAGTTCGCGGTCATAGGTGACGATCACGCAGACCGGCGCGTCGAACTGGCGGAAGCCGCGCAGCACCCAGTCCTGACGAGCGGGCGCGTCGTCGCGGGCGATGCCCATGGCGCCGAACAGTTGCTTGGCAACTTCTACCTGACGATCGCGGTGAACGCCGGCAAAGGGGCTGCCCTTGCGGAATTCGCGGCTGTCAGGCTCGCCTGCGAGGATGCGTTCGGTGTTGCCCTTGCGGATGCGTTCCAGCGGCTCGCCGGTGATGACGTGGAAGTGCCAGGGCTGCGTGTTCATCGAGGTGGGCGAGCGCATCGCCATGGTCAGAATTTCCTCGATCAGCGCGCGCGGAACCGGCTTATCCAGATAGCCGCGGATCGACCGGCGGCCGAGGACCACTTCGTCATAGGACGGAACCGACATGCACTCTCCCGACATTTAATTGATCGGTTAAGGGTAGCGCGGTGTGCGTGAAAGGCAAGCCCAACGAAAAAGCCCTCCCGGTTGGGGAGGGCTTTTTGACTTGCAGAAGCGCGCAGATCAGGCGGCTTTCCGGATTTCCATTTCCATGCGCTGCCAGATCTCGACCAGAGCCTCGGTCAGCTCGTCCATCATCGCTTCGGTATGCGATGGCCCCGGCGTGAAGCGCAGGCGCTCCGTGCCGCGGGGGACGGTCGGGAAGTTGATCGGCTGGACGTAGACGCCGTATTCGGCGAGCAGGATGTCGCTGATCTTCTTGGCGCGGACGGGGTCACCAACCATCAGCGGCACGATGTGCGTGGTCGACGCCATGACCGGCAGCCCGGCATCGGCGAAGGCCTTCTTGAGGTAGGCCGCTGCGGCCTGCTGGCCTTCGCGCTCCTCGCTCGACGCCTTGAGGTGGCGGACCGAGGCGAGCACACCTGCGACCAGCACCGGGGAAAGCGAGGTGGTGAAGATGAAGCCGGGGGCATAGGAGCGGATCACGTCGATGATCTTGCGATCTGCCGCGATGTAGCCGCCCATGACGCCGAAGGCCTTGCCCAGCGTGCCTTCGATGATGTCGATGCGGTGGGCCGCCTCGTCACGATCGGTGATGCCGCCGCCGCGTGGGCCATACATGCCGACAGCGTGAACCTCGTCAATGTAGGTCAGCGCGTTGTACTTTTCCGCCAGGTCGCAGATCGCGTGGATGGGGGCGACGTCACCGTCCATCGAGTAGACCGATTCGAAGGCGATCAGCTTGGGCAGGGCGGGGTCCGTCTCGGCCAGAAGCTGTTCGAGGTGTTCGACGTCGTTGTGACGGAACACCTTCTTCTCGGCGCCCGAATTGCGGATTCCCGCGATCATCGAGGCGTGGTTCAGCTCGTCCGAGAAGATCACGCAGCCCGGCAGGATCTTGGCCAGCGTCGACAGCGTGGCGTCATTCGAGACGTAGCCCGAGGTGAACAGCAGCGCGCCTTCCTTGCCGTGCAGGTCGGCAAGCTCTTCCTCAAGCTGGATGTGGTAATGGGTGTTGCCGCCGATGTTGCGGGTGCCGCCCGAGCCGGCGCCGACGTTGTGCAGCGCTTCTTCCATCGCTTCGATCACCTTGGGGTGCTGGCCCATGGCGAGATAATCGTTCGAGCACCACACCGTGATCGGCTTCGGGCCATTGTGGCCAGCGAAGCAGCGCGCATTGGGGTAGGCGCCCTTGTTGCGCAGGATATCGATGAAGACGCGGTAGCGGCCTTCGGAGTGCAGACGCTCGATCGCAGAATCAAAAACCTGATCGTAATTCACCCCGCCGCTCCTTCCTGCAACGAAAGCACATCCGCGCTTCCGAGGCCCGATCCCGCTGGGCCACCGGCGAATGGGCGGCTTCTACGCCTGTTCAAACCGCATTGCCAGCCTCATTTGCCATAACTGCCCGAAAGTCGGAGCTATTTGGTTGTCTCGGCCTTACGTAGTTCCGGCGCAAGCGTGATCCCGTACTCCGGCCCCTTTGTCATCACCCATCCCGCGTCGTGCGATGGGACGATAACGAGACCCTCGTTCGCCTTCTTCAGGGCCTTGAGCCCCTTGAGCCAGCCCATGACTGCGGACCGGTCTTCAGGCGCCAGCAAGTCTGCCACGAGGCGCGAACGCGGCGTCGGAATCTCGACATTGGCGGCGAGCGAGGCGGTGTCGCCGGCGAAGATGTACTCCCGGCCCGAGGCGAGACGCACATAGATCATTTCTGAAGCAGGGGTGTGCCCCGGCGTCTGGATCAGCACGACGCCCGGGGCAACCGCCTCGATTGGGGCAAACTTGCGCGGGGTATGCAGCAGCTGGGCATTTTCGCGCCAGAGTGCATTGATATTGCCCATCATTCCTTCGGAAACGACAGCTTTGCCTTCGATGCTCTTGAAGCGGGGGTAATCGAGGAATCCTCCGATGTGATCGATGTGCGCATGCGTGAACAGGATCATCGTGGCGCGATCCATCCAGCCGTCAACCAGTTGCTGCGCCCGGTGACTGTAGATCTCGAAGCCCATGCTGCGTGCATCGTCTTCCGAGATGCCCGGATCGATCACGATGCCGCCTTTGGGCGTCTCGATCTGCCACGCCGTGATGCCGCTGGTGATCTGCCGCAGGCCGGTGCCTGCAGCCAGCGCGGCACCCGGAACATCCCGCATCGCCACGGTGGCATAGGTTATGGCCGTGGGCTTGCCGCCCGGCATGGCATCGGCCGCCTTGCGCAGCGCGCCGAGGTCAATCCTGCGGGCCGGCACTTGCGGCCCGGCGTTCACCAGAAGCCAGTAATAGGCGAATCCCAGCGCCGCCAGCAGCACGATCATGAACCTGGAAATCCTGCCCAAGACCTGTCCCCCGGTCGTGCCTGTGTCAAAACGTCTCTATCCGATCGAGCCCGTGCCGCGCCAGTGCCTGGCGCAGGGCTGCCACATCGTCGCCGTTGCGCGTGAACAGGGCAAGATCGGGGCGGTCGCGATGCCATGACTGGCCCTGCGTGAGGGAGGCAATGCGGCGGGCGATGCCGTCCGATCCATCGACGAACTGAACGCCCGGCCCGAAAGCCTCGGCGAGCTCATCCTGCACCAGCGGGAAATGCGTGCAGGCAAGCACCACGGTATCGATGCGATCGCCGCCGGGCATCTCCTGCAGGGCCTGCGCGGCGCGCTGGTAGATCGCCGGATCGACCGGCTCGCCGCGCAGCTTGGCCTCGGCAGCAGCGACCAGTTCGGGCGCGCCATGGCGCAGAAGCAGCTTGTCGCTGGCGAATTCTGCCTCCAGCCGGTCGACGTAGGCCTGCCGGATCGTGGCAGTCGTGCCCAGCAGGCCGATAACGCCGGTCTTCGTCATCGCTGCGGCGGGCTTGATTGCCGGCACGGTGCCGACGATGGGCACTTCGAGCACCTCGCGCACCGCGGCCAGCGCGATGGTCGACGCGGTGTTGCAGGCGATGCACACCAGCCTTGGCCGAAGACGCTCGGTCAGCCTGCCGAGCAAGCCGGAAACCCGCGCCGCGATCTGGGCCTCGGTCTTGTCGCCATAGGGCAGGCCGGCATTGTCGGCGACGTAGATCACTGGCGCCTCGGGAAGGATGCCGCGCACCTTTTTCAGCACGGACAGACCGCCCACGCCCGAATCGAACAGGAGCAGCGGCGCGGCGGCATCGGGTTGGTGAGAAGCGGTCATCTGCCGGGCTTGTATCGGGAATGGCGACAAAATGGAAAGTGGCCTCTTTCGCTTTTGTGAAGGGACAGGATATGAGCGGGGCGTGGAAACGCTCATGCCCCTGCTCGTCGGCTATCTGCTCGGCTCCGTGCCCTTCGGCCTCGTCCTGACACGATTGACCGGGGGCGGCGATCTGCGCGCCATCGGTTCGGGGAACATCGGGGCGACGAACGTGCTGCGCACCGGCAAGAAGGGCGTCGCCGTTGCAACGCTCCTGCTCGACATGGGCAAGGGGCTGGCTGCGGTCCTGCTGGCGCGGCACTTCTGGCCGGGAAGCGAACCGCTGGCAGCGCTGGCGGCTGTGCTTGGCCATTGCTTCCCGGTCTGGCTCAAGTTCAAGGGCGGCAAGGGCGTTGCGACGATGATGGGCGTATCGCTGGGGCTCGCCTGGCCGATCGGCCTCGCTTATGCGGTGGTCTGGCTCGGCGTGCTGTTCGCCAGCCGTATCTCCTCGCTGGGAGGGATGAGCGCCGCGCTTGCTGCTCCACTGGCCGCGCTGCTTCTGGGCTACACGGCTTACGTTCCGGTACTGGCGCTGCTGGCGCTGCTTGTGCTGTTCCTGCACCGCGAGAACATTGCCCGTCTGCGCGCCGGGACCGAGCCCAGGGTCGGCAGCAAGAAGTGAGCGCTGCGGCTGAAGCCACGCTCTCTCGCGACGAGGCCTTCGCCCGCATCCGCCTGCTGCGTTCGCCCAATATCGGGCCGGTCAGCTACTACCAGTTGCTGCGCCGCTTCGGGACGGCCAGTGCCGCACTCGATGCCCTGCCTGATCTGGCAGCGCGCGGCGGGGCACCGTATCGGCCGGCTGCCGCGGACCGCGTGGAGCGGGAAATTGCCGCGGTCCGCAAGGCCGGTGCCCGCTATCTCTTCCATGACGGGCCTGACTATCCGGCGCTGCTGGCCGAGCTCGAAAGCCCCCCGCCGATCCTGACGGTGCGCGGCGATACCGCCTTGCTGCAGCGACCCTCGGTTGCCGTGGTTGGCGCACGCAATGCCTCGGCCGCCGCTGTGAAGCTCTCGCGCGATTTCGCGGCGGCGCTGGCCGGCCAGGGTTATGCCGTTGTCTCGGGGCTGGCACGCGGGATCGATGCTGCCGCGCATCGCGGAGCGCTGGCGGGCATGGCGACCGGCGGAGGCACCGTCGGGGTGATCGCCAGTGGGATCGACATCACCTATCCGCCCGAAAACGTGGACCTGCAGGAGCAAGTCGCCTGCGAAGGGCTGCTGATTGCCGAAATGCCGCCGGGTACCGAACCCCTCGCGCGGCACTTCCCGCACCGCAACCGCATCATTGCCGGCCTCGCCACCGGCACGCTTGTGGTGGAGGCCGCGCCCAAGTCCGGATCGCTGATCACCGCACGCCTTGCGGCCGAGGCCGGGCGCGAGGTCATGGCCATTCCCGGCTCACCGCTCGACAGCCGCTCGCATGGTTGCAACCAGCTCATCCGCGAAGGCGCGATTCTGGTGCAGCGGCCGGAAGACGTGGTGGAACTGCTCACAGGCTTTACCGGCCAGCCGCGGTCAACCTTCCGCGAGCATGCGCCAGACTATGGCGCGGCAGGGGGAGACGAAGCGGCAGACATCGCCGGCCTGTTGACGCTGGCCCCGATTGGCGTCGACGAGCTGATCCGGCAGAGCGGAGCAAGCGCGGGGTCGGTGCAGATGGCCTTGCTCGAACTGGAACTGGCAGGTCGTCTGCAACGTCACGCAGCCGGAAGGGTCAGCCTCCTGTCCTGAACGACAGGTCAACCAGCCGCTTGACGAACCGCGCCGCATTTCCCCACCCTCGCGCGTACGTACACGTAAGGACTGCTTTTCATCGCCATGCAGCTTGTCATTGTTGAATCCCCGGCCAAGGCCAAGACCATCGAGAAGTACCTCGGCCCCGGCTTCAAGGTTCTCGCCTCCTACGGTCATATCCGCGATCTCCCGGTAAAGGACGGCTCGGTCCGCCCGGAAGAGGACTTCGCGATGGATTGGGAACTTTACGGGGACAAGCAGTCCCGCGTGAAGGCCATCACCGATGCGGCCAAGGATGCCGATCGTCTCATTCTGGCGACCGACCCTGATCGTGAAGGTGAAGCAATTTCTTGGCATGTCAGGGAGTTGCTGAAGAAACGTAAGTCGCTTCCTAAGGAAGTCGAGCGCGTCACCTTCAACGCGATCACCAAGCAGACGGTGACCGATGCGATGAAGCGCCCGCGCGAACTCGACCAGGACCTGATCGACGCCTATCTCGCCCGCCGCGCGCTCGATTACCTGTTCGGCTTCACGCTTTCGCCGGTGTTGTGGCGCAAGCTGCCCGGCGCGAAGTCTGCCGGGCGCGTGCAGTCCGTGGCCCTGCGCCTCATCGTCGAGCGGGAGCGCGAGATCGAGGTCTTCAAGGCGCAGGAATACTGGTCGGTCATTGCCCGGCTTGAGCAGGGCGGAACCGAATTTGCCGCACGGCTCGTCAAGTTCGATGGTCAGAAGCTCGACAAGCTGACACTGGGTGACGAAGGCGCCGCGATGAAGGCCAAGGCCGTGGTCGATGCCGGGACCTTCCGCGTCGAAGAAGTCGAGACAAAGCCCACGCGGCGCAACCCCTATCCGCCGTTCACCACTTCGACGTTGCAGCAGGAAGCCGCGCGCAAGCTCGGCTTCTCTGCCAGCCATACCATGCGCGTGGCGCAGACGCTCTATGAAGCGGGCGCGATCACCTACATGCGTACCGATGGCGTGCAGATGGACCCGAGCGCGATTTCGGCGGCGCGCAAGGCGATCTCCGACCGCTACGATGGGCATTACCTTCCCGAAAAACCGCGTCATTACGAGACGAAGGCGAAGAATGCTCAGGAAGCACATGAAGCTATCCGGCCGACGGATTTCAGCAAGGATCGCTACGGTTCGGGGGACGAGGCGCGGCTCTATGACCTGATCTACAAGCGCGCGATGGCCAGCCAGATGGCCTCGGCAAATATCGAGCGCACCAGCGTGACGCTGCGCGATGGCACTGGCAAGCACGAGCTGCGGGCGACCGGGCAGGTGGTGAAGTTCCCCGGCTTCCTCGCCGTCTATGAGGAAGGGCGCGACCAGAAGGCCGATGGCGACGACGAGGACGGCAGCCTGCTGCCCGCGCTGAGCAAGGGCGATACGCCTGCCAAGCGCGGGGTCGACGCCACGCAGCACTTCACCCAGCCGCCGCCGCGCTATTCCGAAGCGAGCCTGGTCAAACGCCTTGAGGAACTGGGCATCGGGCGGCCTTCGACATATGCGGCAACGCTGCAGGTGCTGAAAGATCGCAACTACGTTCGGACGGAGAAAAACCGTTTCTTTGCAGAAGAGTCCGGGCGACTCCTGACATCGTTTCTTGAGCGGTTCTTTACCCGTTATGTGGCCTACGAGTTCACTGCAGGCATGGAAGAGGAGCTTGACGATGTGTCGGGCGGGCGTGCCGAGTGGAAGAAGGTGCTTGCCGAGTTCTGGCGCGACTTCAAGCCCAAGTCCGACGAGGTGATGGAGAAGAAGCCGAGCGAGGTGACCGCCGAGCTTGACGAATTCCTGTCCGACTACCTCTTCCCGCCGCGCGAAGACGGCAGCGATCCCCGTTTGTGCCCCAAGTGCGAGGCGGGACGCCTTTCGCTGCGCGGTGGCCGTTACGGGGCTTTTGTCGCCTGCTCGAACTATCCGGAATGCAAGTATACCCGCAAGTTCGCCCAGCCCGGCGGAGCTGACGGCGATGGCGGCGGGGACGGCGTGCTGGGCAAGGACCCGGAAAGCGGGCTCGAAGTTGTGCGCAAGGCTGGCCGCTTTGGTCCCTACATCCAGTTGGGCGAAGGCAAGGAGGCCAAGCGTGCGTCGATCCCCAAGGATATCGGCGAACTCGATCTTGAGTGGGCGCTGAAGCTGCTTTCCCTGCCGCGCGAGGTTGGCATGCATCCCGAAACCGGCAAGCCGATCACCGCCAGCATCGGTCGTTACGGGCCTTACCTGGCGCATGAGGGCAAGTACGCGCGCCTTAAATCGACCAGCGAGGTGTTCGAAACCGGCATGAACGCTGCCGTGATGCACCTTGCCGCCGCAGCGGCAGGCGCTGGCGCTCGTGGCGGCAGGACAGCAGCGGAACCGCTCAAGGTTTTCGGGCCGCACCCGACGTCAGGGGGCGAAATCAAGCTCATGGCTGGGCGGTATGGGCCTTACGTGACAGACGGAACCACCAACGCGACCCTGCCCAAGGACAAGCAGCCCGAAGCCCTGACGCTGGAAGAAGCGATCACCCTGATCGACGAGCGGGCGGCCAAGGGTCCGGCCAAGGGAAAGAAGGGCGCGAAGAAGGCTCCGGCCAAGAAAGCTCCGGCAAAGAAAGCGGCACCAAAGAAGGAAGCGGCCGAGAAGCCAGCAGCCAAGAAGCCGGCGGCAAAGAAAGCACCGGCAAAGAAGGCTGCGAAGAGCGCCGAGTAAGCGGGCTACCGGCCGTGCCTTAGCGGCGCGGCCGGTAGAGCCAGTATTCCTTGTTGCCGAGGCGGAGGGCCGCGTAGCGTTCGTAGCTGCGCGCAAGACCCTCGGCCATCATCCGGCGGGTATCAAGGTTGGGCAGGTAGGGTTTTTCGTGTGCTGCTCGGGTCAGGATCACGTCCGGCCGGCTTGCCAGGATGCGGGCCATCTCCTGATGCGGGTCAACGCCCACCGCCGGTGCCTCTACATATGTGTTGAGGTGGTTCGGGAAAATGCGCGTCGTCGGCAGGCAGGAATTGGTCGTGCGATAGAACGCCAGTTCGCCCTCGAAGATGAACAGGCAGCCGTCGCGCAGCTCCTGCCTGATGGCAGTATCCATCGCCTCATACTCTCTGGTGGAGCCGTGCTGCCGGTACTGGTAGACCATCACCACGATCCCGGCGAACGCCCCGAAGCCGAGGAGCAGCCGGCCATACCAGCGTTCTCCCGGTGCCGTGCGGGCGAGAGCGGGGGCAGCAAGCACCGCAAGCGGCATCAACACCGGCGCGACGTAGTGATCGTACCATGTGCCGAACAGCAGGAATCCACCGACCGCAGCGAGGCACCAAATCACGATGACACGCCTGCTGCCCGCCTGCTCGTCCCCTGCGCTGACGGAGAGCCTGGGCGCGAGGAAGATCGCCAGCCAGAACGGGGTCAGCACCAGAACTTCCTTGGTCAGGCGCCAATAGGCTTTCCAGCCGTCGGAATCGCGTTCGAAGATCGAAACGAAGTTGGCGTAGACGAAGGCATCGAACTGCCCGATGTGCGCATACCAGAGCGCAGCGGCGGCAGTCGGGGCAAGCGCGACGCCAATCCAGAGCAGGCCGGTTGCAGCCAAGCGCTTGAAGGACCACACATCGGCAAAGCCGCGTGCCAGCAGGATCAGGCCGAACGCAGCACCTTCGAAGATCACCGTGTACTTGATCTGGATGGCAAGTCCCAGCAACAGCATGACCAGGCAGCCGCGCCAGATCAGCGGGGGGTGCTCCGGACGCTTGACGCTGTCGACCACGCCCCACGCTGCCATGGCGACGAGCAGGTTGTAGAACACCGGGGCCTGTCCCATGCCGGCATTGAAAACCGGCATGAACAGGACATAGGCGGCGCCAGCCAGCCACGCGGCCTGAGGAGAAGCAATTTCGCGCGCCAGACGGGTCAAGACCATGGCCGTCAAGGTGAAGCTGATACCTGCGCCAATCTGGTAGGCGATCACGGGATCGAACGGGAGCGAAACCAGCGCCTCGTAGAGCAGGAACAGGCCGATAGGCTTGCGGTCCCAGATGTCGACATAGGGCACTGCGCCATCGCGCATGCGTTCGGCGACGAACAGGTAGAACTGCTCGTCGATGTGGACGACCGGGTTGCCGAAGAGGAAGCTGCGGGTGACGAGGAAAATCAGGGCGAACCCAGCCGCCTCGACCAGCCAGCCGGGCAAAACCTTCGGCCGGCGCAAGTTCCTGATGGCGGACGGGACAAACCTGCCGGGCAGCGTGCCTACCGTGGCCGCTGCCATGACGCCGCCAGTTTCGTTCATGCTCGCACTCCGTCCACCATTGCACCCGGGACGTTAACGGGCGAGCTGCCCGTTCCCTTCGCGCGGGCGACGCTAGGGAGCAAACGTCAATTGTCGACGCCAATTCCGTGCTGCAGTGCAACAAAGCTAGAGAAGGGCGACGGGCCGCCCTCTACGACCGACGAGCCGTTAGTAACGGCGGTGGCTTAGTCCAGAAACCGGGCCAGACCCTCGGCTGCGGCGGCATGGCCGGCGCGATTGGGGTGGATCGGGATGCCGTCTCCCGACGGCGCGGTGAGACCGTTGCTCCAGGGATCGGCCGAACAAGGCGCGTGGCTTTTGGACATCGCTGAAAAACGGAAGACTTCCGCGCCTTCCTCATGCGCGACCCTGGCGGTAAGCTTGGCCAGTCGCTTCGCCGCCGCTCGGCTCTGCTTCATCCGTTCGGCACTGATCGCAACTGAAGTGCAAGTGCCCTTTGGTGGCAGGACGGTGATGTAGTCGACAAACACCACGCGCGCCTCCGGTGCCCGCTGGCGCACTTCTCGGACGATGCGGCGCATGCGCTCTTCGTCGGCCTTCCACACGTCCTCGCCGATGTCGCGCCACTTCTGGCAGCGCGCATCGGGCGTGGTCGCCTGCTCGCAGGCAGCGGCAAAGATATTGCCGACAAAGTTCACGTCGTTGCCGCCGATGGTGATGGTGACAAGCCGGGTTTCGGCGGTGACGCTTTCGATCTGCGCCGGGACTTCCTTCCAAGGGCCGAGCACGTGTTCGGTCGTCGCGCCGCTGCAGGTGGCGTCAACCAGCGAGAGCTTGAGCCTTGCCGCGAGCAGGTTGGGGTAATTCAGTGTGCCCCGGCCACAGCGTGGCGGCGTGCCCGGCGTTGTCGGTCCGACTCCGGGCCGGCCGCGAACGAGCTGCCCAGCGCCACGTAACGCGCACCTTCAGGCAAGGGCGCAGGCTTGGCGAGGACCGGTGAAGCGGCAAGCGCGAGTGCCGCCATGCCCCAGCGCATCACTTGACCCATTCCAGCCCGATTTCCTCGTAGATCTCCTTGGCGTCGGCCCAGCGCTCGTCCACCTTGACGTGCAGGAACAGGTGGACCCTGGCATCCAGCAGTTGCGAAAGCTCCTTTCGCGCCGCTTCGCCGATGGCCTTGATCTTCGCGCCGCCCTTGCCCAGCACGATGGCGCGCTGGGTTTCGCGGGCGATCACGATCTGCTGGTGGATTTCGATCGAACCATCCTTGCGGGTGAGATACTTCTCTGGCCGCACCGTGCTGTCATAGGGAAGTTCATCGTGAAGCTGCCGATAGAGCTGCTCGCGGGTGATCTCGGCAGCCATCAGGCGCTCGCTGGCGTCAGATACCTGGTCCTCGGGATAGTGCCACGCGCCTTCGGGCATGAGCGCGGCAAGGCGCTGCTTGAGTTCGGGCACGCCATCGCCGGTGAGCGCAGAAACGAAGAATACCTCGTCGAATTCGGCCTCTTGCGTCAGCGCTTCGGCCATGACCAAGAGCGGTTCCTTCGGCGTCGAATCCACCTTGTTCAGCACCAGAAGCTTGCGTTCCGGCCGCCCTTTCAGCGTCTCGAGAATGGGTGCGAGATAGTCGCGCTTCTTCTTGCGCGCGTCGACCACAAGCAGGATCGCGTCGGCTTCGTGCGCACCGTCCCATGCCGCGCTGACCATGGCGCGATCAAGGCGGCGGCGGGGTTCGAACAGGCCGGGCGTATCGGCAAGAATGATCTGCGCCTTGTCCTCGCCGATATCCTCCAGCGCAATGCCCATGAGGCGCGCGCGCGTCGTCTGCGCCTTGGCCGAAACGATCGCCACCTTCTGGCCGACGAGAGCGTTGACGAGGGTGGACTTGCCGGCGTT is a window of Novosphingobium sp. THN1 DNA encoding:
- the plsY gene encoding glycerol-3-phosphate 1-O-acyltransferase PlsY, with the translated sequence MPLLVGYLLGSVPFGLVLTRLTGGGDLRAIGSGNIGATNVLRTGKKGVAVATLLLDMGKGLAAVLLARHFWPGSEPLAALAAVLGHCFPVWLKFKGGKGVATMMGVSLGLAWPIGLAYAVVWLGVLFASRISSLGGMSAALAAPLAALLLGYTAYVPVLALLALLVLFLHRENIARLRAGTEPRVGSKK
- a CDS encoding SGNH/GDSL hydrolase family protein, which gives rise to MNYPNLLAARLKLSLVDATCSGATTEHVLGPWKEVPAQIESVTAETRLVTITIGGNDVNFVGNIFAAACEQATTPDARCQKWRDIGEDVWKADEERMRRIVREVRQRAPEARVVFVDYITVLPPKGTCTSVAISAERMKQSRAAAKRLAKLTARVAHEEGAEVFRFSAMSKSHAPCSADPWSNGLTAPSGDGIPIHPNRAGHAAAAEGLARFLD
- the topA gene encoding type I DNA topoisomerase — protein: MQLVIVESPAKAKTIEKYLGPGFKVLASYGHIRDLPVKDGSVRPEEDFAMDWELYGDKQSRVKAITDAAKDADRLILATDPDREGEAISWHVRELLKKRKSLPKEVERVTFNAITKQTVTDAMKRPRELDQDLIDAYLARRALDYLFGFTLSPVLWRKLPGAKSAGRVQSVALRLIVEREREIEVFKAQEYWSVIARLEQGGTEFAARLVKFDGQKLDKLTLGDEGAAMKAKAVVDAGTFRVEEVETKPTRRNPYPPFTTSTLQQEAARKLGFSASHTMRVAQTLYEAGAITYMRTDGVQMDPSAISAARKAISDRYDGHYLPEKPRHYETKAKNAQEAHEAIRPTDFSKDRYGSGDEARLYDLIYKRAMASQMASANIERTSVTLRDGTGKHELRATGQVVKFPGFLAVYEEGRDQKADGDDEDGSLLPALSKGDTPAKRGVDATQHFTQPPPRYSEASLVKRLEELGIGRPSTYAATLQVLKDRNYVRTEKNRFFAEESGRLLTSFLERFFTRYVAYEFTAGMEEELDDVSGGRAEWKKVLAEFWRDFKPKSDEVMEKKPSEVTAELDEFLSDYLFPPREDGSDPRLCPKCEAGRLSLRGGRYGAFVACSNYPECKYTRKFAQPGGADGDGGGDGVLGKDPESGLEVVRKAGRFGPYIQLGEGKEAKRASIPKDIGELDLEWALKLLSLPREVGMHPETGKPITASIGRYGPYLAHEGKYARLKSTSEVFETGMNAAVMHLAAAAAGAGARGGRTAAEPLKVFGPHPTSGGEIKLMAGRYGPYVTDGTTNATLPKDKQPEALTLEEAITLIDERAAKGPAKGKKGAKKAPAKKAPAKKAAPKKEAAEKPAAKKPAAKKAPAKKAAKSAE
- the era gene encoding GTPase Era; translation: MTEKCGLVAVLGAPNAGKSTLVNALVGQKVAIVSAKAQTTRARLMGIALEDIGEDKAQIILADTPGLFEPRRRLDRAMVSAAWDGAHEADAILLVVDARKKKRDYLAPILETLKGRPERKLLVLNKVDSTPKEPLLVMAEALTQEAEFDEVFFVSALTGDGVPELKQRLAALMPEGAWHYPEDQVSDASERLMAAEITREQLYRQLHDELPYDSTVRPEKYLTRKDGSIEIHQQIVIARETQRAIVLGKGGAKIKAIGEAARKELSQLLDARVHLFLHVKVDERWADAKEIYEEIGLEWVK
- the dprA gene encoding DNA-processing protein DprA; amino-acid sequence: MSAAAEATLSRDEAFARIRLLRSPNIGPVSYYQLLRRFGTASAALDALPDLAARGGAPYRPAAADRVEREIAAVRKAGARYLFHDGPDYPALLAELESPPPILTVRGDTALLQRPSVAVVGARNASAAAVKLSRDFAAALAGQGYAVVSGLARGIDAAAHRGALAGMATGGGTVGVIASGIDITYPPENVDLQEQVACEGLLIAEMPPGTEPLARHFPHRNRIIAGLATGTLVVEAAPKSGSLITARLAAEAGREVMAIPGSPLDSRSHGCNQLIREGAILVQRPEDVVELLTGFTGQPRSTFREHAPDYGAAGGDEAADIAGLLTLAPIGVDELIRQSGASAGSVQMALLELELAGRLQRHAAGRVSLLS